From one Eucalyptus grandis isolate ANBG69807.140 chromosome 9, ASM1654582v1, whole genome shotgun sequence genomic stretch:
- the LOC104427216 gene encoding histone H3.2-like → MAPTKQTARKSTGGKAPRKQLATKAARKSALATGGVKKPHRFRPRMVALREIRKYQKSTKLLIRKLPFQCLVREIAQDFKTDLRFQSSAVAALQEAAEAYLVGLFENTNLCTIHTKRVTIMPKDIQLARRIRGEMASRDLLKNGFATGKGFCYGERFG, encoded by the coding sequence ATGGCTCCCACGAAGCAGACGGCCCGGAAGTCCACCGGCGGCAAGGCCCCGAGGAAGCAGCTGGCGACCAAGGCGGCCAGGAAGTCGGCGCTGGCGACCGGCGGGGTCAAGAAGCCGCACAGGTTCAGGCCCCGCATGGTGGCGCTGAGGGAGATCAGGAAATACCAGAAGAGCACGAAGCTACTGATCCGGAAGCTGCCGTTCCAGTGCCTGGTGAGGGAGATCGCCCAAGACTTCAAGACCGACCTCCGGTTCCAAAGTAGCGCCGTCGCGGCCCTCCAGGAGGCAGCGGAGGCGTACCTGGTCGGGCTGTTCGAGAACACCAACCTGTGCACCATCCACACCAAGCGGGTCACCATCATGCCCAAGGATATTCAGCTCGCCAGGAGGATCCGGGGAGAGATGGCAAGTAGAGATCTGCTTAAGAACGGTTTTGCTACGGGGAAAGGATTTTGCTATGGGGAAAGGTTTGGGTAA
- the LOC104424851 gene encoding CYP enzymes assisting alcohol dehydrogenase, with protein sequence MGSKSGSSRAITCKGVVCWGAEEEWRVEEIQVDPPKGSEVRMKMLFASICHTDLLYSQGFPLPLYPRVLGHEGVGIVESVGEEVEELKEGDVVIPTYVGECRECENCKSDRTNLCLRYPLSVNGVLPDGTSRMSIRGQALYHLLSCSTWSEYTVSDANYVVKVDPGVALPHASLLSCGFSSGFGAAWMDSKVESGSSVAVIGLGAVGLGAIGGARAQGATTIIGVDKNGMKKDKGEVFGMTHFINPDDHKSSDGTHSKSISEMVKDLTGGAGVDYCFECSGVPNLIDQALEATKVGKGRAVVLGAGPTHVVEINFMGLMMGRTLKGTIFGGLKSKTHLPLLVHKSKDEEIPLDELLTHEMKLEDVPTAREVLKRSDCVKILIKI encoded by the exons atgGGGAGCAAGAGCGGCAGTTCGCGAGCGATAACGTGCAAAGGGGTGGTGTGCTGGGGAGCAGAGGAGGAATGGAGGGTGGAGGAGATTCAAGTGGATCCCCCCAAGGGGAGCgaagtgaggatgaagatgcTGTTCGCCAGCATTTGCCACACCGATCTCCTATACTCCCAGGGTTTCCCTTTG CCGCTTTACCCTCGAGTTCTCGGCCATGAAGGTGTTGG GATTGTGGAGAGTGTTGGAGAGGAAGTAGAGGAGTTGAAGGAAGGAGATGTGGTTATTCCCACCTACGTTGGAGAATGCAGAGAGTGCGAGAACTGCAAATCCGATAGGACAAACTTGTGCCTCCGATATCCGCTTTCTGTAAATGGCGTGTTGCCGGATGGCACGTCCAGAATGTCGATCCGAGGCCAGGCCCTGTACCACCTCCTCTCTTGCTCCACCTGGTCTGAGTACACGGTCTCCGACGCCAATTACGTCGTGAAGGTCGACCCTGGTGTAGCTCTCCCGCATGCTAGCCTCTTGTCGTGCGGATTCTCCTCTGGGTTCGGTGCTGCTTGGATGGACTCTAAGGTCGAGAGCGGCTCCTCCGTGGCTGTGATCGGCCTCGGTGCTGTTGGACTCGGG GCCATAGGAGGAGCAAGAGCGCAAGGGGCGACTACCATAATCGGCGTGGACAAAAACGGGATGAAAAAGGACAAGGGAGAAGTCTTTGGAATGACTCATTTCATAAATCCAGACGATCACAAGTCTTCCGATGGCACGCATTCGAAGTCCATCTCTGAGATGGTGAAAGACTTGACGGGCGGAGCTGGCGTGGACTACTGCTTCGAGTGCAGCGGAGTACCCAACTTGATCGACCAGGCCCTAGAAGCCACCAAAGTG GGGAAAGGCAGGGCAGTAGTACTGGGGGCAGGGCCGACACATGTCGTGGAGATTAATTTCATGGGGCTGATGATGGGCAGAACGTTGAAGGGAACCATTTTTGGAGGACTCAAGAGCAAGACCCACCTGCCCCTCCTTGTCCACAAATCCAAGGATGAG GAGATCCCTCTCGATGAACTTCTGACCCACGAGATGAAATTGGAGGACGTGCCGACAGCACGTGAGGTCCTGAAGCGGTCGGACTGCGTCAAGATTTTGATCAAGATTTAG